AAGCGTGAAGGGTTACTACCATATCAACTTTGTCAATTTCTTTATAACCTTTTATATCACCATGAACAAATTTCAATTTATTATAATTAAGCTCAACAGCTATTTTATTACAAAATTCTATAACATCCTTTTTCAAATCAAGCCCAATAATATTTATATCCAATTTCAGTTGTTCAACTAGATAATGATAAAGAGCAAAAGTCAGATACGATTTTCCACATCCAAAATCTATAATATTTATGGTCTTGCTTTTATCTAGATGTTCTATGCAATCTGAAACCATTTCAAGGAATCTATTTAGCTGCTTGAATTTGTCATATCTGTTAGCTAATACCTTACCATCTTTATTCATTACTCCAAGCTTGATTAAAAAATCATAAGGCTCATTCTCAGATAAAATATAATTTTTAGTTCTATTATGATCTAAATCCACCTTTTCCTTTGTTGGTGGTTTTTTTATTATGTTAGCCTTTCCTTTTTTACTGACCAATACTTGATAATCAGCTTCTAAGGTATAGAAATTACCTTGCTTAAAATAATTTCCCATAAGATTTTTAAGTTCATTAATTGTATCATCATGGTCTAGATTGTTATGAGTTA
The window above is part of the Vallitalea guaymasensis genome. Proteins encoded here:
- a CDS encoding class I SAM-dependent methyltransferase, which translates into the protein MENVHALIESIIKTNNINNIILSRVRKKDDTNYNKVNVKPVIIKGNLLYQFAYHYTKKVTHNNLDHDDTINELKNLMGNYFKQGNFYTLEADYQVLVSKKGKANIIKKPPTKEKVDLDHNRTKNYILSENEPYDFLIKLGVMNKDGKVLANRYDKFKQLNRFLEMVSDCIEHLDKSKTINIIDFGCGKSYLTFALYHYLVEQLKLDINIIGLDLKKDVIEFCNKIAVELNYNKLKFVHGDIKGYKEIDKVDMVVTLHACDTATDDALVKAVNWGADVILSVPCCQHELLRQIHNNTMKPMEKHGIIKEKLSSLITDSVRGNILEIMGYSVQMLEFIDMEHTPKNILIRAFKKGSYNKECIDEYKEFKKFWNIQPYIEKAMGDKLLSLLNKC